The proteins below come from a single Flavobacteriales bacterium genomic window:
- a CDS encoding TonB-dependent receptor, with the protein MTTKKHLTLAFFILLIFSAYGQMVTQQIVGTVTDPGAQQPLVGANVVLTSVDPPRGAVTDASGRFTLADVPVGRHTVEISFIGYGTKVVPNVIVTSGNAVRLDVALVESAEVLGEVELTTRTSAERPTDEMVMVSGRVITVEETKRIAGAIDDSARMVTSFAGVTSGAEGNNDIIVRGNSPKGVLWRLEGVEIFNPNHFADEGYTGGPINALNSQVLGTSNFYTGAFAPRYGNALSGVMDMTLRNPTVEDRQYSATLSVLGTDLTAEGPFNMGGQASYLVNYRYSTLALISNLGFLDFGGIPEYQDAAFKVNLPLNEHHAVSLFGMGGYSHIEQLGYSDEAETEESWSSYMTSKMRVIGVNHTWVTGDRGYFKNTLAVTGREQSDDYQEQWDDIYGLDLLYQSEIHKYNIIGQSIYHHKFDAGSKLQDGARYTKMHYGLPSDYFDEDTDLLEPTLRSNGESASMQAFVGWKKQWGARWETVVGMHALYFDLNQSISPEPRASVSYLENDNRQWSFGAGVHSRLETVSMYLAEEVQPDGSTVRPMKT; encoded by the coding sequence ATGACAACAAAGAAACACTTAACGCTTGCCTTTTTCATTTTATTGATTTTTTCGGCCTACGGCCAGATGGTCACCCAACAGATCGTAGGGACCGTCACGGACCCCGGCGCACAACAGCCCCTTGTAGGCGCCAATGTGGTGCTGACGTCGGTGGATCCACCGCGCGGTGCGGTGACCGATGCATCGGGCCGTTTTACCTTGGCTGATGTACCCGTGGGTCGCCATACCGTCGAGATCTCCTTTATCGGATATGGAACCAAGGTGGTTCCGAATGTGATCGTGACTTCCGGAAACGCGGTTCGTTTAGATGTTGCGCTGGTCGAGTCGGCCGAGGTATTGGGAGAGGTTGAACTGACCACCCGGACCTCGGCTGAACGGCCTACCGATGAAATGGTCATGGTGAGTGGCCGGGTCATTACTGTTGAGGAAACGAAACGAATTGCGGGAGCCATCGACGATTCGGCTCGGATGGTCACATCTTTCGCGGGGGTCACTTCGGGTGCCGAGGGTAACAACGACATCATAGTGAGAGGGAATTCACCAAAGGGAGTCTTGTGGCGTCTTGAAGGTGTGGAGATCTTTAATCCGAATCACTTCGCCGACGAGGGGTATACTGGCGGGCCCATCAACGCTTTGAATAGTCAGGTGCTCGGAACGTCCAATTTTTACACAGGGGCATTTGCGCCGCGGTACGGAAATGCCCTGAGTGGGGTCATGGACATGACACTGAGGAATCCGACCGTGGAAGACCGCCAGTATTCGGCCACCTTGAGTGTGTTGGGTACGGATTTGACCGCTGAGGGTCCTTTTAACATGGGTGGACAGGCGAGTTACTTGGTCAATTATCGTTATTCGACCTTGGCTTTGATCAGCAATTTAGGATTCCTGGATTTTGGAGGAATTCCCGAGTATCAGGATGCTGCCTTCAAAGTGAACTTGCCTTTGAATGAGCATCATGCCGTGAGTTTGTTTGGTATGGGTGGTTACAGTCACATTGAGCAACTTGGATATTCCGATGAAGCTGAGACTGAGGAGTCTTGGAGTTCGTACATGACCTCCAAGATGAGGGTAATAGGTGTTAACCATACGTGGGTTACCGGAGATCGCGGATATTTTAAGAACACTTTGGCGGTAACCGGTCGTGAACAGTCCGACGACTATCAGGAGCAATGGGACGATATTTACGGATTGGACCTGCTTTACCAGAGCGAAATACACAAGTACAACATCATTGGCCAAAGTATTTACCATCACAAGTTCGATGCCGGCAGCAAATTACAGGACGGGGCTAGGTATACTAAGATGCACTACGGTTTGCCGTCCGACTATTTTGATGAGGACACCGATCTGCTCGAGCCGACATTGAGGTCGAATGGTGAATCGGCTTCTATGCAGGCCTTTGTGGGTTGGAAAAAGCAATGGGGAGCACGTTGGGAGACTGTAGTTGGCATGCATGCTTTGTACTTCGATTTGAACCAGTCTATTTCTCCTGAACCTCGTGCAAGTGTATCGTACCTCGAGAATGACAATCGCCAATGGAGTTTTGGCGCCGGGGTACACTCGCGTTTGGAGACCGTGAGCATGTATTTAGCGGAGGAAGTGCAGCCAGATGGCAGTACGGTAAGGCCAATGAAAACTTGA
- a CDS encoding T9SS type A sorting domain-containing protein, which produces MKKILLSLVVVVSLSTYAQTGIACDGTDDVMTVPNASAHFVGQNISMSFWVYPTNPNPGFPDFDGFAGFRSESTFDFYLLQLTATNVECRFRNNSGINYDIVYNGLVMNAWNHFVFTFNGSQTEVFHNGVSVGTTPASGTISNANVAFEIGKTQFGPPFWTVGKFDDAALWSRALTAAEVAALYGNCQVDINSPNLELLYEFEEGTPGQSNTSITTAIDSKGNQNGTYSGFSMTGTASNFVTGNGATYAADTVEACFTYTTAGGQTYTASGTYTDSLNSNAGCDSIVSLELTIIDFDLTVNQSGTQLTCAHSGALLYQWINCTTGQQLGTGQSYTPAQSGDYACIITDDGCQDTTACVTVTGFGLDEGLAARWSVSPNPSQHGAVLNFGSTVEKAVVRVVDLQGCIMYSTQIQQIDQMTLPGELPAGIYLVDVRSASARRAIKWIVK; this is translated from the coding sequence ATGAAGAAAATTTTACTCTCCCTTGTCGTAGTCGTTTCTCTTTCGACGTACGCACAAACCGGTATCGCCTGTGACGGTACCGATGACGTGATGACCGTACCCAACGCCTCGGCCCACTTCGTCGGGCAAAATATTTCGATGTCGTTCTGGGTATACCCGACCAATCCGAATCCCGGATTTCCCGATTTCGACGGATTCGCGGGATTTCGATCCGAGTCGACCTTCGATTTCTACTTGCTTCAACTCACCGCAACCAATGTCGAGTGCCGTTTTCGAAACAACAGCGGTATCAATTACGACATCGTGTATAACGGCCTGGTGATGAACGCCTGGAACCATTTCGTTTTTACCTTCAATGGGAGCCAAACGGAAGTATTCCATAACGGCGTTAGCGTGGGTACCACCCCCGCTTCCGGAACCATTTCCAACGCAAACGTGGCCTTTGAGATCGGAAAAACGCAATTCGGACCGCCCTTTTGGACCGTCGGGAAATTCGATGATGCCGCACTTTGGAGTCGCGCACTTACGGCCGCCGAAGTAGCCGCTCTTTACGGTAACTGTCAAGTCGATATCAACTCCCCCAACTTGGAGCTCCTATACGAATTCGAGGAGGGCACCCCCGGCCAGTCGAACACCTCCATCACTACGGCGATCGACAGCAAAGGAAATCAAAACGGAACGTACAGCGGATTTTCAATGACCGGAACGGCGTCGAATTTCGTAACCGGAAACGGAGCCACGTACGCAGCCGATACCGTTGAGGCCTGCTTTACCTATACAACCGCGGGCGGACAAACATACACGGCGTCCGGAACCTATACCGATTCGCTAAATTCCAATGCGGGATGCGACAGTATCGTGTCACTCGAACTCACCATCATCGATTTTGACCTAACGGTGAATCAATCGGGCACCCAGCTCACCTGCGCGCACAGCGGTGCATTGTTGTACCAATGGATCAACTGTACCACGGGCCAGCAGCTCGGTACGGGGCAAAGCTACACGCCGGCACAATCCGGCGACTACGCCTGCATCATTACGGACGATGGTTGCCAGGATACTACGGCGTGTGTTACGGTTACGGGTTTTGGTCTGGATGAGGGCCTCGCGGCCCGATGGTCGGTATCGCCGAATCCATCTCAACACGGTGCCGTGTTGAACTTCGGCAGCACGGTTGAAAAGGCCGTGGTACGCGTGGTCGACCTACAAGGATGCATCATGTATAGCACCCAAATACAACAAATCGACCAAATGACCCTTCCTGGCGAATTGCCAGCCGGGATCTACTTGGTCGACGTGCGTAGTGCATCGGCCCGTAGGGCCATAAAATGGATCGTGAAATAG
- a CDS encoding RNA polymerase sigma-70 factor, which translates to MSDPSFQDLWPRIQQGDESAFETVFRTHYADLCRFAHRYTRDTDQSEDLVQDVFFKVWKSASSIELRTAIKPYLYQSVRNACLNHIKHMNVRAAYADTHPAIEGEEDHSAEVNELECRIDGAISKLPEKCREVFELSRFGGLKYQQIAEELGISVKTVENQMGRPSCFARRAVRLYAAVARWSDRGHLFDRSDRGRSSPGCHISEDVARRS; encoded by the coding sequence ATGTCCGACCCCTCTTTTCAGGACCTATGGCCGCGCATCCAGCAGGGTGACGAATCGGCATTTGAAACGGTTTTCCGCACTCACTATGCGGACTTGTGCCGTTTTGCTCATCGCTACACGCGGGATACGGACCAGAGTGAGGATTTGGTTCAGGATGTGTTCTTCAAGGTTTGGAAATCGGCTTCGAGCATAGAGCTTCGCACGGCCATTAAACCGTATTTGTATCAATCGGTCCGCAACGCATGTCTGAATCACATCAAGCACATGAACGTTCGCGCGGCTTATGCCGATACGCATCCGGCCATTGAAGGAGAGGAAGATCATTCAGCTGAAGTGAATGAACTGGAGTGCCGAATTGACGGAGCCATCTCCAAGCTTCCGGAAAAATGTAGAGAAGTTTTTGAGTTGAGTCGATTTGGAGGGTTAAAGTACCAGCAGATCGCCGAGGAGCTCGGAATTTCGGTCAAAACCGTTGAAAATCAGATGGGAAGGCCTTCGTGTTTTGCGCGAAGAGCTGTCCGATTGTATGCCGCTGTTGCTCGTTGGAGCGACCGGGGTCATCTATTTGATCGTTCAGATAGGGGTAGAAGTTCACCGGGTTGTCATATAAGTGAAGATGTCGCACGAAGGAGCTGA
- a CDS encoding lamin tail domain-containing protein: MKRILLFVLFVPGLLLAQTTHNVTFKVDMNQYYGAYGTVYVNGTFNFWAGTANPLSDTNGDGIWEAVLPIADDTIEYKFTLDGWTFQEEFPPGEPCTVTNSGFTNRSLISAVDTVLDVVCYNSCSACPSPIQDQIDLPVTLDDPMVSNIVTPFGGLLTSVVADPAGGSNMVLMANKPVGSQLWAGVTFGDPGGFANPVPFTPATSEMTAMVYSPDSGIVVRLKAEDASNAGISVETDAMTTTSNAWETLTFDFTNQSSGTAAIDYNNTYDKLSIFFNFGVDGATAGDKTYYCDNVMMAAPPYTPSPCGDLFFSEYIEGSSNNKALEIYNPTGSPIDLSNYMVYQITNGGSFINPFQPTGMIPANGTYNMVNDQAVAALTGVADTLLAFPSVVHFNGDDAVLLVKGSDTLDIIGVPMVDPGSDWPVGSGSTANHTLVRMTSVDMGETDWAVGATQWDVYPQDTYTDYGMHTSSCLANPCVISMLPFTEDFENGFPACWDTTQNAGSVGFLHGDATSLSSAFLTFPAHTNFMASNDNACNCDMSNDLLRTPQFDLTNYAGQSLELSFEYFNNQEYGSYGTVWYSMNGGPLMFLDSMSETLTSGAWESMSLDVSATAGSDSVVFVFKHDDSGPGNWADGVAIDDVTVDVGALTSDITFQVDMNAYGSAFGYVNVSGTFNNWCGDCAQMSDSNGDGVWELTITDIPNGPIEFKYSIDNWATDETLTPGMSCVVTNGGFTNRYLDVQGDQIIPVVCYASCSACPANPINVDITFRVDMDGYTGGAYTDVNINGTFNGWCGGCATMTDANNDNVYEITVSFTSIIPGDTIEWKYTVDGWTDQESLTDGAPCTLTTIDGGNTFINRMLELPSADMTMPVVCWNECGACFIGLEEEEGAFNMFPNPTKDQVTLTWNSAAERTIRIIDAQGRIVQVWTTSANDTEVTLDVYGLTAGWYTVAIESASDYQVEQLIIQE, translated from the coding sequence ATGAAGAGAATACTACTTTTTGTCCTTTTCGTTCCTGGTTTACTTCTAGCTCAAACGACACACAACGTGACGTTTAAGGTAGATATGAATCAGTACTACGGGGCGTATGGCACCGTATATGTAAACGGTACGTTTAATTTTTGGGCGGGAACGGCAAATCCGCTTTCTGATACAAATGGTGATGGAATTTGGGAAGCTGTTCTCCCGATTGCAGATGACACTATTGAGTATAAATTCACCTTGGACGGCTGGACCTTCCAAGAAGAATTTCCTCCGGGCGAACCGTGTACAGTTACAAATAGTGGTTTTACGAACAGAAGCCTGATTTCTGCGGTCGATACTGTCTTGGATGTTGTCTGCTACAATTCATGTTCGGCGTGCCCAAGCCCTATCCAAGATCAAATAGACCTTCCGGTTACACTTGACGATCCGATGGTGAGCAATATCGTCACACCGTTTGGAGGACTATTAACTTCAGTTGTTGCTGATCCTGCGGGAGGTTCTAACATGGTGTTGATGGCAAATAAACCAGTCGGATCGCAGTTGTGGGCCGGTGTTACTTTTGGTGACCCGGGTGGCTTTGCAAACCCTGTCCCTTTCACACCAGCAACGAGTGAAATGACCGCAATGGTCTATTCCCCTGATTCAGGTATCGTGGTTCGACTAAAAGCTGAGGATGCTTCTAATGCTGGAATCAGCGTTGAAACAGATGCAATGACGACTACTTCCAACGCATGGGAAACCCTGACTTTCGATTTTACCAACCAATCATCGGGTACGGCAGCCATTGATTACAACAATACCTACGACAAGCTTTCGATCTTCTTCAACTTTGGAGTAGACGGCGCTACCGCAGGCGATAAGACGTACTACTGTGATAATGTCATGATGGCGGCTCCACCTTATACGCCTTCACCTTGTGGCGACTTGTTCTTCTCTGAATACATAGAGGGTTCGAGTAACAACAAAGCTCTGGAGATTTATAATCCTACGGGAAGTCCTATAGACCTCTCGAACTACATGGTCTACCAAATCACGAATGGTGGATCATTTATCAACCCTTTCCAGCCAACCGGAATGATCCCAGCTAACGGGACGTACAATATGGTGAACGACCAAGCAGTGGCTGCACTTACCGGCGTAGCCGACACTTTACTCGCTTTTCCAAGCGTAGTTCACTTCAATGGTGATGATGCTGTTTTGCTCGTCAAAGGATCCGATACACTTGATATCATCGGTGTACCCATGGTAGACCCCGGAAGCGATTGGCCTGTTGGGTCGGGAAGTACCGCCAACCACACGCTCGTGCGTATGACAAGTGTCGATATGGGCGAAACTGACTGGGCCGTAGGCGCGACTCAGTGGGATGTTTATCCACAAGACACATATACCGACTATGGAATGCACACGAGCAGCTGCCTCGCGAATCCTTGTGTGATCAGCATGCTTCCATTTACAGAAGACTTTGAAAATGGTTTCCCGGCGTGTTGGGATACCACACAAAATGCCGGATCGGTCGGATTCCTCCACGGTGATGCCACCTCCTTGAGCTCTGCGTTCTTGACCTTCCCGGCCCACACGAACTTCATGGCTAGCAATGACAATGCGTGTAACTGCGACATGAGCAACGACCTCTTGCGCACTCCACAATTCGATTTAACGAATTACGCAGGACAATCACTCGAATTGAGCTTTGAATACTTCAACAACCAAGAGTACGGCTCGTACGGTACTGTCTGGTATTCGATGAACGGAGGCCCGCTCATGTTCCTCGACTCCATGTCAGAGACCCTTACATCAGGTGCATGGGAAAGCATGTCCCTGGACGTAAGTGCCACGGCCGGATCAGATTCTGTGGTATTCGTCTTCAAGCACGACGACAGTGGTCCGGGAAACTGGGCGGACGGTGTTGCCATCGACGATGTAACTGTTGACGTAGGCGCATTGACAAGCGATATTACCTTCCAAGTCGATATGAACGCCTACGGCTCTGCGTTCGGGTACGTGAACGTAAGCGGTACCTTCAATAACTGGTGTGGTGATTGCGCGCAAATGTCTGACTCGAATGGAGATGGCGTTTGGGAGTTGACCATAACTGATATTCCTAACGGACCTATCGAATTCAAATACAGCATCGACAACTGGGCTACGGATGAGACTCTTACCCCAGGTATGTCATGTGTGGTAACCAACGGTGGTTTCACTAACCGCTATCTCGATGTACAGGGTGACCAAATCATTCCGGTTGTTTGCTATGCAAGCTGTTCTGCCTGCCCAGCTAACCCGATTAACGTTGATATCACCTTCCGGGTCGATATGGACGGTTATACAGGAGGTGCATATACTGATGTAAATATCAACGGTACCTTCAACGGATGGTGCGGAGGTTGTGCAACCATGACCGATGCTAATAATGATAACGTTTACGAGATCACCGTTTCGTTCACGAGCATCATTCCTGGCGATACTATCGAGTGGAAATACACCGTTGACGGTTGGACAGATCAGGAAAGTTTGACCGATGGTGCTCCTTGTACCTTGACGACGATAGACGGTGGAAACACCTTCATCAACCGTATGCTCGAATTACCTTCAGCGGACATGACCATGCCAGTAGTTTGCTGGAATGAATGTGGCGCATGTTTTATCGGACTCGAAGAAGAGGAGGGTGCATTCAATATGTTCCCGAACCCAACCAAGGATCAAGTGACCTTGACTTGGAATTCGGCAGCAGAACGCACGATCCGAATCATTGATGCCCAAGGCCGTATCGTTCAGGTGTGGACTACCTCAGCGAACGACACCGAGGTAACTTTGGATGTTTACGGCCTCACGGCCGGATGGTACACTGTAGCGATCGAATCTGCTTCAGACTACCAAGTTGAGCAACTTATCATTCAGGAGTAA
- a CDS encoding T9SS type A sorting domain-containing protein — MKRILYSFILLFSVSAVFAQANLYEQLLEVNAEWQHRPVAQELYEAQAPEQLNDREAIARHLEAIQGFLLTHRPVGLNPQQLERREALLETLTPYYTEDWFPVNDVLPMRRPIFIDQYDHFCAVGYLMKESGYESLARRISEEMNYAYVREMEWPEIGEWAEWAGFTPEELAWIQPPYPPTGYFISSLGQGTNGNVLAIEETDAGGVMVGGSFTQVDGSISANYIAEWRPGFAGFHWVDLQCPLNSPVKDILRVGTTYYVAGDFSMHGNSSSVYMYSENNGWEPFGQLNGQVEQLIEYQDTLYAVGLFGWSPLGISYGVAVWIGNGWMMIGGVHGKVNAAVEFNDELYIGVDFNDAGSHVKKYDGIQFSIPGNTPIAAPVNDFAVYGGQLYAAGDFFDPYTADTFGIARWSNGDWENLFWATNFVAEGNDSSFYELEVFHDHLVLGGSFNYNPIVGILGRNLAVFNDDFDSFSGLSLVNEPVYALKETFNTSLYFGGEFTMANSSNINHIGVSDFGLVGIDENERVQLTLYPNPTAESLRIDWPEAIRSAEVLIRDIQGKVVMRTKLDRDQTLSVANLASGSYTLEFRSDNGGWNGTFVKR, encoded by the coding sequence ATGAAAAGAATTCTCTACTCATTTATTCTCTTGTTCTCCGTCTCGGCCGTCTTTGCCCAGGCAAACTTGTACGAGCAGCTGCTTGAAGTCAATGCCGAATGGCAGCATCGTCCCGTTGCTCAAGAGCTCTACGAAGCACAAGCACCGGAGCAGCTCAATGATCGTGAGGCGATCGCCCGACACCTCGAGGCCATTCAAGGGTTTCTACTTACACATCGGCCCGTAGGGCTAAATCCACAACAATTGGAACGTAGAGAGGCCTTACTCGAGACCTTGACGCCATATTACACCGAGGATTGGTTCCCGGTGAATGACGTGCTGCCCATGCGACGACCCATATTTATTGATCAATACGATCACTTTTGTGCGGTGGGTTACCTCATGAAAGAAAGTGGTTACGAGTCATTGGCGCGTCGCATTTCCGAAGAAATGAATTACGCTTACGTGCGTGAGATGGAATGGCCGGAGATCGGGGAATGGGCCGAGTGGGCCGGATTCACGCCCGAAGAGCTCGCCTGGATACAGCCCCCGTATCCGCCTACGGGATACTTCATTAGCTCCTTGGGTCAAGGCACCAACGGGAATGTGCTTGCTATTGAAGAAACTGATGCGGGCGGAGTTATGGTCGGCGGTAGCTTCACTCAAGTCGACGGTTCCATTTCGGCCAACTACATAGCCGAATGGCGTCCCGGATTCGCCGGCTTCCACTGGGTTGATTTGCAGTGCCCGCTGAACAGTCCGGTGAAGGATATTCTTCGGGTGGGAACTACTTACTACGTGGCCGGGGACTTCTCGATGCACGGAAATTCGAGCTCGGTATATATGTACAGTGAAAATAATGGCTGGGAACCCTTTGGTCAACTCAATGGCCAGGTGGAGCAGCTGATCGAGTACCAGGATACCTTGTACGCGGTCGGACTCTTCGGTTGGTCGCCCCTAGGTATTTCGTATGGCGTGGCCGTTTGGATCGGCAACGGCTGGATGATGATAGGCGGTGTACACGGAAAGGTGAATGCCGCCGTTGAGTTCAACGATGAGCTATACATTGGAGTAGATTTCAACGATGCCGGGAGCCATGTAAAGAAGTACGACGGAATACAATTTTCGATTCCGGGAAATACCCCCATTGCCGCTCCGGTGAACGATTTTGCCGTGTACGGCGGTCAACTGTATGCCGCGGGTGATTTCTTTGACCCGTATACGGCCGATACCTTTGGGATTGCCCGATGGAGCAATGGTGATTGGGAAAACCTCTTTTGGGCGACCAACTTCGTCGCCGAGGGCAACGACTCTTCGTTTTACGAGTTAGAGGTCTTTCACGACCATTTGGTTTTGGGCGGGTCGTTCAACTACAACCCTATCGTGGGCATCTTAGGGCGAAATCTGGCCGTGTTCAATGACGATTTCGACAGCTTCAGCGGCTTGTCACTGGTGAATGAACCGGTTTACGCACTGAAGGAAACATTTAACACCTCGCTTTATTTCGGCGGTGAATTTACCATGGCCAATAGCTCGAACATCAACCACATTGGAGTGAGTGATTTCGGGTTGGTCGGGATCGACGAGAACGAACGGGTTCAACTGACCTTGTATCCGAATCCGACCGCGGAGTCGCTCCGCATCGATTGGCCCGAAGCGATCAGGTCAGCCGAGGTGCTTATACGCGATATTCAGGGAAAAGTGGTGATGCGGACCAAGCTGGATCGCGATCAGACCTTGTCGGTGGCGAATTTGGCCAGCGGGAGCTACACACTCGAATTCAGGTCCGATAATGGCGGCTGGAACGGAACCTTTGTTAAACGGTAA
- a CDS encoding sigma-70 family RNA polymerase sigma factor, whose protein sequence is MTELVSIVRACKKKKRGAQKALYMRFADSMMGTCRYYASDVHEAEDILQEGFMIVFKKIDLLSDHEKCEGWMRRIFINLALERHRRRRWTFDVNDGHLYNERLSHDNISPQIDADELLALVHELPPQYRMIFNLYAIEGYKHKEIADLLGISTGTSKSNLSRARAILQEKVLARYGTKIWSNG, encoded by the coding sequence GTGACCGAACTCGTATCCATAGTGCGCGCCTGTAAGAAGAAAAAGCGCGGAGCTCAAAAAGCTCTGTATATGCGCTTTGCGGACAGCATGATGGGTACTTGCCGGTACTACGCATCGGATGTGCACGAGGCGGAGGATATTCTTCAAGAGGGGTTCATGATCGTATTCAAAAAGATCGATCTGCTGTCGGATCACGAAAAATGCGAAGGATGGATGCGCCGGATCTTCATCAATCTGGCCCTTGAACGCCACCGCCGTCGCCGCTGGACCTTCGATGTGAACGACGGCCATTTATATAATGAAAGGTTGTCACACGATAATATATCGCCACAGATCGATGCAGATGAACTACTGGCCTTGGTGCACGAGTTGCCCCCCCAGTATCGGATGATTTTTAATCTCTACGCGATAGAAGGCTACAAACACAAAGAGATCGCGGACTTGCTCGGCATCAGCACCGGAACGAGCAAATCGAACCTCTCCCGCGCGCGGGCCATTCTACAGGAAAAGGTATTGGCTCGGTACGGCACCAAAATCTGGAGTAATGGCTAA
- a CDS encoding FecR domain-containing protein yields the protein MSHEGAENIMYDLVAKQLAGETTGAEDREIALWVEVSEENVRAYEHFRQMWDASKTSDWQPNVDRAWARMRTRMHSDEPPVIKIERRSNKVRTLPMWRIAAAVVVLFATVWFVRDALRSRPADYHDWSKQVSAVDSVRFESLKDGSEMAMKPSAKLYVANDFGRRERAVVLEGEARFTVAKNPEKPFRVQAAELTIEVLGTEFIVNSYPDSSFVSVAVSEGLVAVMSSRDTLRLTPGDAVRFDRGTGVIVPQRQKPDAFFRSNRSLDFRRTPLDEVVATLNRNYQSNLVLANPLLANCRLTANFNDQQIADIVEVLAATLNLEVRKETTTWIIEGAGCSPEL from the coding sequence ATGTCGCACGAAGGAGCTGAAAATATCATGTACGATCTCGTGGCCAAGCAATTGGCGGGCGAGACCACCGGTGCCGAAGATCGGGAGATCGCGTTGTGGGTGGAGGTCTCGGAGGAAAATGTCCGAGCCTACGAGCATTTTCGGCAGATGTGGGATGCTTCGAAAACAAGTGATTGGCAACCCAATGTTGATAGGGCCTGGGCTCGAATGAGAACTCGGATGCACAGCGATGAGCCTCCGGTGATCAAGATCGAGCGCCGAAGTAACAAGGTGAGGACCTTGCCGATGTGGCGTATTGCCGCGGCGGTAGTGGTACTTTTTGCTACGGTTTGGTTCGTACGCGACGCATTGCGGAGCCGGCCTGCCGATTATCACGACTGGTCCAAGCAGGTGTCCGCAGTGGACTCGGTACGATTTGAGTCGTTGAAAGACGGTTCGGAGATGGCGATGAAACCATCGGCAAAATTGTATGTGGCCAATGATTTTGGCCGCCGAGAACGCGCAGTGGTCCTCGAAGGAGAGGCTCGTTTTACGGTAGCGAAGAATCCGGAAAAGCCATTCCGCGTTCAGGCTGCTGAGCTGACCATTGAAGTGTTGGGGACGGAGTTCATCGTGAATTCTTATCCCGACTCGAGCTTTGTGTCGGTGGCGGTCTCCGAGGGATTGGTTGCTGTGATGAGTTCGCGTGACACGCTCCGGTTGACCCCTGGAGATGCCGTGCGATTCGATCGTGGTACCGGGGTTATTGTGCCTCAGCGGCAGAAGCCCGATGCCTTCTTCCGGAGTAACCGCTCACTTGATTTTCGACGTACACCACTCGATGAGGTCGTTGCGACCCTTAATCGCAATTATCAATCGAACCTCGTTTTGGCGAATCCGCTGCTGGCCAATTGCCGACTCACTGCGAATTTCAACGATCAACAGATCGCAGATATCGTAGAAGTATTAGCAGCTACGCTAAATCTCGAGGTGCGCAAAGAAACGACAACATGGATCATCGAAGGAGCGGGTTGCTCGCCGGAATTGTAA